GTAGAGGAGTGGAGGGTAGAGGAGTGGAGCATAGAGGAGTGGAGCATAGAGGAGTGGAGGATAGAGGAGTGGAGGATAGAGGAGTGGAGCATAGAGGAGTGGAGGGTAGAGGAGTGGAGGGTAGAGGAGTGGAGCGTAGAGGAGTGGAGCATAGAGGAGTGGAGCATAGAGGAGTGGAGCATagaggagtggaggagggacACTGGGATGAACCCTGGTTGGAAATCGTTCCTTTAACTGAGTTACAGCCGCAGCAGAGATGAATAGTAGATAGCGTCATGGTAACAGACTTGTAGCATGGTGAGCCAGTTGGTTGCAGCTCACCATGCCGGCAGGGCtaatgtcagaggtcagaggttacAGGTGACTCACTCTGCAGCATGTCGATGTAGGCGTTGTCAGCGATGGCGTAGATGTGTGGCGGTGTCTCTATACGGCGCCTCCCTTTGTAGCCCGCCACCACGGCAGCAGAGTAGACCGGCAACCATTTGTACGGGTTGACAGCCACGCAGAACAGACCGGAGTAGGTCTGAGACACAGGTGCAAGAGACAggagatgacagacagacagacagacagacagacgtgtaGAAGAAAcaagagaggacagacagatggacagacagacagaagagagcagaggacggacagagagaaaaaaaatcagatcatttgtttgttttctttcaggcATGTAACGATTCATGAAGCCACACCCACTAACACACTAACATAGATCATCCACATGCTGAACCTCCGTTTCATGTTGAAGAGGACGGACGCCTCGTTCAGGTGGGTCAACATGGCCATGTCCTCGATCATGTCAAACTTTGGAGGGTTCATCGGCTGGAGGTCGTTTTCTTTAACCACCAggaactgaaacacacacacacacacacacacacacacac
This sequence is a window from Epinephelus moara isolate mb unplaced genomic scaffold, YSFRI_EMoa_1.0 scaffold594, whole genome shotgun sequence. Protein-coding genes within it:
- the LOC126387510 gene encoding myosin-7B-like, producing YAPTPPELHPPAAAVSHTDPARVPLMSRFLDMAEFGEAARYLRLTNLEQLAAKALAFDGTKRVWLPDDVEAYIEVEVKELNGDKTTVETKDGRFLVVKENDLQPMNPPKFDMIEDMAMLTHLNEASVLFNMKRRFSMWMIYTYSGLFCVAVNPYKWLPVYSAAVVAGYKGRRRIETPPHIYAIADNAYIDMLQSESPVTSDL